The stretch of DNA CGAGGTCAACGACGCCGTCCGTGGTCCGGGGTCGTTCGCGATGGCCGTGCGGGCCCTCGAGAATCTGTCCGAGGCGGGTTTCAAGGACGCCAAGATCTCCGTGGTGGTCACCCGGCACAACGTGTCCCAGCTCGACGACTTCAAGGCGCTGGCCGACAAGTACGGTGCCACCCTGCGCATCACCCGGCTGCGACCGTCCGGGCGCGGCGCGGACGTGTGGGACGAACTGCATCCGACGCAGGCGCAGCAGCGCGAGCTGTACAACTGGCTGGTCGCCAACGGCGAGGGCGTGCTCACCGGCGACTCCTTCTTCCACCTGTCCGCCTACGGCGACGCGTTGCCCGGCCTGAACCTGTGCGGCGCTGGACGCGTGGTGTGCCTGATCGACCCGATCGGCGACGTCTACGCGTGCCCGTTCGCGATCCACGACCAATTCCTTGCCGGAAACATCGTGGCGGACGGCGGTTTCCAGCAGGTGTGGCAGACGTCGGAGCTGTTTCAGGAGCTGCGGTCCCCGCAGACCGGCGGTGCGTGCAGCAAGTGCAACCATTACGACTCCTGCCGCGGCGGGTGCATGGCCGCGAAGTTCTTCACCGGCCTGCCGATGGACGGCCCGGACCCCGAATGTGTGATCGGCAACGGCGAACTGGCGTTGGCTGCCGCGGGGGAGATCCCCAAATCCAGTGTCGACCACTCCCGCACCGGCCAGCGCCGGACTCCGCGGGCGCCGGTTCCGTTGACGCTGATGGTGCGTCCGCCGGCAAAGATTTGTGACGAGAACCCGCTTGCGGGCATGGACCAGACGTAACGACGTCTGCCGGGTACGAGAGGTATTTCCATGGGTAAGAATCCGTTCTTCGAGACGGTGGCCGAGGCTCAGCGACGCGCGAAGAAGCGCCTGCCGAAGTCGGTGTACGCGGCGCTGATCGCCGGTTCCGAGCGGGGCGTGACGGTCGACGACAACATCGCGGCGTTCGGCGAGCTGGGATTCGCCCCGCACGTCGTGGGACTGTCCGACAAGCGCGAGCTGTCCACGACCGTGATGGGACAGTCGATTTCGCTGCCCGTCGTGATCTCCCCGACCGGTGTGCAGGCTGTGCACCCCGACGGCGAGGTCGCTGTCGCGCGTGCGGCGGCGGCGCGGGGAACGGCGATCGGTCTGAGCTCGTTCGCGAGCAAGTCGATCGAGGAGGTCACGGCGGCCAATCCGCAGACGTTCTTCCAGATGTACTGGGTCGGCAGCCGGGAGGTGCTGATCCAGCGGATGGAACGCGCCCGCGCCGCCGGGGCGACCGGACTGATCATCACCACCGACTGGTCGTTCTCCTACGGACGTGACTGGGGCAGCCCGGCGATCCCCGAGAAGATGGACCTGAAGGCGATGTTCCAGTTCGCGCCGGAGGGAATCACCCGGCCGAAGTGGTTGTACGAGTTCGCGAAGACCCGCAAGATCCCGGATCTGACCACCCCGAACCTGGCGCAGCCCGGTCAGCAGCCGCCGACGTTCTTCGGCGCCTACGGCGAGTGGATGCAGACGCCGCTGCCGACGTGGGACGACATCGCGTGGCTGCGTGAACAGTGGGGCGGGCCGTTCATGCTCAAGGGCGTCATGCGGGTCGACGACGCCAAGCGCGCCGTCGACGCCGGCGTCACCGCGATCTCCGTGTCGAATCACGGTGGCAACAACCTCGACGGCACCCCGGCGCCGATCCGCGCGCTGCCCGCCATCGCGGAGGCCGTGGGCGATCAGGTCGAGGTGCTCCTCGACGGTGGTATCCGCCGCGGTAGCGACGTCGTGAAGGCTGTCGCGCTCGGTGCGCGGGCGGTGATGATCGGCCGCGCGTACCTGTGGGGCCTCTCGGCGAACGGTCAGGCCGGCGTCGAGAACGTCCTCGACGTCCTGCGCGGCGGTATCGATTCGGCACTGCTCGGTCTGGGCCACTCGAACATCCACGACCTCACCCCCTCCGACGTCGTGATCCCGCCCGGATTCACCCGCGTACTCGGCGCCGAATCCTGAACCCACGAACGGCGTAGATGTCTGCGCAACTGACAGACCCGATCACCCTGGCCGGACGCCGCGCTCCGTCCAGGGTGCTTCTGGGTCCGCACCCCACCAACCTCAGTGCGGGTAGAGCACTGTCCCCGCGTCATGTCGCGTACTACGAACGCCGGGCGCGGGGTGGCGCGGGGATCGTCGTCACCGAGGTGGCGTCGGTTCATGCCTCGGACTGGCCGTACGAGCGGGCCCCGCTGGCGTCCGACTGCGTCGCCGGGTGGAGGGACGTGGTCGCCGCCTGCCGCCCGCACGGCACGCTGGTGCTGGCCGGGTTGGGGCACACCGGACTGCAGGGGTCGAGCGCCTACTCGCAGTCGGTGCTGTGGGGACCGTCGGGGATCGCGGACGTGATCTCCCGCGAGATGCCGATGCGGATGGAGCAGGCCGAGATCGACGGCCTCGTCGAAGGGTTCCGGGCGGGGGCCGCCGCGGCGGTGGCGGCGGACGTGGACGGTGTCGAACTCGACGCCGGTCCGAGAGCGCTGCTGAGACAGTTTCTTTCGGACCTCACCAACGTGCGCGAGGACAAGTACGGTGCCGACCCGCTCCGGCTCATCCGTGAGGTCGTCGCCGCCGTCCGGGAAGAGCTGGGACCCGGCCGGATTTTGTCGCTGCGCCTGAGCTGCGACGAGGAGACGCCCTGGGCGGGAATCACACCGTCGATCGCGGCGGGGTATGCGCAAGATCTGGCCGAGACGCTCGATCTGCTCGTCGTGGTCCGCGGCGGGCCGCTGTCGCCGAACGCCTACCGCCCCGACTTCCACCGGCCGCCCGCGTTCGGCACCGAACTCTGCCGCGACATCCGCATGGCGGTCGCCGGCGCGGTCCCGGTCGTTCTCCAGGGCAGCGTCGTCGATCCGGCCGATGCCCGGCGGGCGCTCGACGACGGTGTCGCCGACGTCGTCGAAATGACGCGTGCCCAGATCGCCGACCCCGATCTCGTCGTCAAGACGCTGCGCGGTGCGGCGCCGCGGCCGTGCGTCCTGTGCAACCAGACGTGCCAGGTACTCGACCCCCGTAACCCGGTCGTCACGTGCGTCGGAAATCCGACGGCCGGGCACGAGACCGTCGATCCCGACGAGGCAGTCGACGCCGCTGTGGTCGCCGGCCCGGCACTGGTGGTCGGTGGCGGGCCGGCCGGTCTCGAGGCGGCGCGCGTGCTCGCGCTGCGAGGTCACCGGGTCACCCTGGCGGAGGCGTCCGCTCGGCTCGGCGGGATGGTGCGGGCTGCGGTCGGGGCGCCGCACCTGAAGGCGCTGACCGACTGGCTGGAGAACGAATGCCACGGTCTCGGAGTCGAATTCCGGCTCGGCGCCGCGGTTTCCGATGCCGAGCTCGACGCCGCGGAACGTGACGGCGTGACGGTGATCCTCGCGACCGGCAGCACGCCCCGGCCGCTGCCGTTCCCCGTCGAGGGGACTGTCCGGTGTCTCGGCGCCGCGGATCTGCGGGACGGTGACGACGCGGAGGGTCCCCACGTCGTCTTCGACCCGGTCGGCGGACCGCTCGGCGTGGCGGTCGCCGAATGGCTCGCGGCGCGGGGGCGCGACGTGAGCATCGTGACCCAGGATTCCGTGGCCGGCTCGCGACTCGGCATGACCGGCGACCTCGCCGACGCCAACACGCGCCTGCAACGGGCGGAGGTGACACGTCACCTCGACAGCCGCATCGTGTCGGTCGACGGCGACGGACTGCGGTTACGCAACCGGTACACCGCCGAGGAGTCGGTGGTGCCGTGCGCCGTGCTGATCGACTGTTCGCATCGTCTCCCCGAGGACACGCTCGGCTCGACCCGCCCGGACGCGGTGCGGGCCGGCGACTGCGTGGCCCCCCGCACACTGCTCGAGGCGGTCCGGGAGGGCCGTGCCGAGGCGCTGGCCGTGACCGCACACCGGCGGTCCGAGTTCGATCACCATCCGTTCACCCTCGTCACCGAGAGATAGGACACTTCATGGGACAGTTCGACGACAAGGTCGCGTTCATCACCGGGGCGGCCCGTGGGCAGGGCCGGACGCACGCGGTGCGGTTGGCGCGCGAGGGTGCGGCGATCATCGCCGTCGACATCTGCGGTCCGGTGTCGGAGTACAACACCTACGAGCCGGCGACGGCGGACGATCTCGCCGAGACGGTGCGGCTCGTGGAATCCGAGGGCGGCAAGATCCTCGCCGAACAGGCGGACGTGCGTGACAGCTCGAAGCTGAAAGCTGTCGTGGACCGCGGAGTCGAACAGTTCGGCCGCCTCGACATCGTGATCGCGAACGCCGGGATCTGCAACTGGAGCAGGTTCTGGGAGATGCCCGACGATCAGTGGGAGACACTGATCGACGTGAACCTCACCGGCGCGTGGAAGACGCTGAAGGCTGCGGTCCCGGCACTGATCGAGGGCGGCCGCGGGGGGTCGATCATCGTGATCAGCTCCGTCGCCGGGATCAAGCCGCTTCCGGGGCAGGCCAATTACGCCGCCTCCAAGTTCGGGCTGGTGGGACTCACCCAGACCGCGGCCAAGGAACTGGGCGAGTACGACATCCGCGTCAACTCCATCCACCCGTACGGGGTGAAGACCCCGATGGGCACCGATCCGGGCAGCCTCGTGATTCTCGAGAAGCACCCGCACTACCTGTCGAGCTTCGGCACCATCCTCACCGAACACCCGCTGGCCGACACCGACGACATCACCGACGCCGTGCTGTGGCTGGCCGGTGACGGGTCGAAACGGGTCACGGGAAGTCAGGTCGCCGTCGACATGGGCAACACCAAGGTGTGAGCATCTCCGCGTACCGCCACCTGTTCACCCCGCTGCGCCTGGGACCGCTGACTCTGCGCAATCGGGTGGTCTTCTCGGCGCACCTCACGGGGTACGCCGTCGACGGTCTCCCCACCGCCCAGCACGCCGCCTACTACGCGGCGCGCGCGAAGGGCGGTGCGGGCCTGGTCATCTCCGAAGAGCACGCCACCCATCCCGGTGACTGGCCGTACGAGAAGGTGATCGCCGGCTACCGGCCGGACGTCGTCCCCGGATACCGACGGATCACCGACGCGGTCCACGCGCACGGAGTCCCGATCCTCGCTCAGGTCAACCACAACGGCGGCCAGGGATCGAGCATGTATTCGCGGCGACCACTGTGGGCGCCGAGCGCCGTCCCCGACCCACTGTTCCGCGAAGTCCCCAAGGCGGTCGATCAACGCGAGATCCGGGCCCTCGTCGACGGGTACGCACTGGTGGCCGAGCACTGCGTCCGAGGCGGATTCGACGGCATCGAACTGCAGTGCTCGCACTCGTCGCTCGTGCGCAGTTTCCTCGCCCCCGCGACGAATCAGCGCACGGACCGCTACGGCGGGTCGCTGGCGGGCCGCGCCCGGTTCCTCCTCGAGGTCGTCGAGGCGGTGCGGACGGCGATCGGCCCGGACCGCGCACTCGGGGTGCGTCTTGCGGGGGAGGACCTGTTCGACGGTGGGGTACACCTCGACGAGGCGGTGGAGGTGGCCGCCCTACTCGAGTCGGACGGGCGGGTCGACTACCTCAACACGTCCATCGGCATGGCCACCGAGACGCTGCACATGATCGAGGCGTCCATGGCCGTCCCGCGCGGGTACGCGCTGTTCGTCCCCGATGCCATCCGGCAGCGGGTCGGACTTCCGGTGGTCGGTGTCGGCCGGTTCTCGGATCCGCATCAGGCCGACCGGGCTCTCGACGAGGGGCACTGCGACCTGATCGGGGTGGTGCGCGGCCAGATCGCGGACCCGGACTTCGCGGCGAAGGCGCTGGCCGGCGAAGCGGACGACATCCGATCGTGCCTGGCGTGCAATCAGGAATGCATCGGACGGATGGGGCTGGGCCGGTGGCTCGGCTGCGTCGTCAACCCGCGCGCGGGTAAGGAATCGGTCCTGCTGCCCGAACCCACCGTCCGCGGCAGGCGGGTGGTGGTGGTCGGCGGCGGACCTGCCGGGCTGAAGGCCGCCGCGACCGCCGCGCAGCGGGGACACCAGGTGACGCTGTTCGAACGCGGCCCCGTCCTCGGCGGTCAGGTCCGGACGGCGGCCGTCGTCCCGGGGCGCCGCGAGTTCCTCGACCTCGTCGTCGACCTGGAAGCGGAATGCGTCCGGCACGGGGTGGACGTGCGGACCGGCGCCGAGGCGACCGCGGAGACACTCGAACAGGGGTGTCCCGACGTGGTGGTGCTCGCCACCGGGGCGCGTCCGCGCCGTCCGCGGTGGGCAGGTGCCTCGGACCGGTTGGTGGATGTGCGGGACGTGCTGGAGCGTCGTGCGCATCCGTCCGGCACGGTACTGGTGGTCGACGAACTGGGATTTCATCAGGGCACGTCCGTCGCGGAGTTCGTCGCCGACGCCGGGTGTGCCGTCACGATCTGCACGCCGGGGATGATCGTCGGCCAGGACCTCGGGATCACCCTGGACCTCGAGGGCTGGAATCGGCGGGCGCACGGCAAGGGCATCATCCAGATGACGGACGTCGTGCCGACCGGGTGCGACGACGCCGGCGGGGGCCGGATCGCGGTCACGCTCCTGCACCACCCGACCGGCGTGTCCCGTCGACTCGTCGTCGACTGGGTGGTGTCGTCCGCGCACCAGCAACCGGAGGACGGGCTCTGGAAACAGCTGGCCGACAGCGGTATCGAGGTCCATCGCATCGGCGATGCCGTGGCTCCGCGCCGCGCGCATTCCGCCGTCATCGAGGGGGAGCGGGTTGCTCTGTCCCTCTAGTGCAGGTCGACTCGCCGCGGTCGCCTAGCATCGAGGGATGCCCCATTCCGGACACCTCGACGACGCGGTGTGGCCCGACCTCGTGTCCCACGTGCCGACTGTCGTCGTGCCGGTCGGCTCGCTCGAGCAGCACGGACCGCATCTGCCGCTCGACACCGACACCACCATCGCCGATGCCGTGTCCCGCGCGCTGCCGCACGTGCTCGTCGCGCCCCCGATCGCCTACGGCGCCAGCGGCGAGCACGAGGGGTTTCCCGGAACCGTCTCGCTGGGGGCGGAGGCGCTCGAGACCGTCCTGGTCGAGTACGGCAGGTCTGCGTGCCGGTGGGCGGACCGCGTGCTGTTCGTCAACGGGCACGGCGGCAACGGGCCCGCATTGGTCAAGGCTGTCGCCTTGCTTCGATACGAGGCCCGCGACGTGGCCTGGGTGCCGTGCGCGGTCCCCGGCGCCGACGCCCACGCCGGGCGTACGGAAACGTCCTTGTTGCTACACCTTTCACCGGGTCGGGTGCGGTTGTCCAGGGCGGAGCCCGGTAATACCGAACCTGTCGCGAGGTTGATGCCAAGACTGCGCGAAGGCGGTATGGTCGCCGTGTCGGCCAATGGGGTGCTCGGTGACCCGACGGTCGCAACGGCCGCGGAGGGGGCGCAGATCTTCGGCGTGCTCGTCCACACGGTCACCAATGCACTGGCCCGGTGGGAACCGGGCCCCGATGGAAGGCTCCGGTGGGAACCGGGCGCCGATGGGAGGCTCCAATGACCCGGACGGGCGCCCTCGAGTTGCCGAGGGCGGATTTTCGGCACATCCTTGCGGCTAATTTCCGGCATGCCCTGCCGGCGCTGTCCGATCCGCCTACGATCGACTGATGCGCCAAGCTCGACTTCCCGATGGATTCGGGATCCGAATCGACCCCAAGGTACGCGCATATTCCGGAGGTCGAGTGCTCATCGGCGGTTCGCCGACTCGGATGCTGAAGCTGGCGCCCACAGCGGCGGCCATGATCGGGGACGGCTACCTCGAGGTCGTCGATCCGCAGTCCGCCGTCGTCGCACGCCGCCTCCTCGACTCGGGGGTCGCCAACCCGCGCCCCATGAGCACGCCGTCCCCGCGGGACGTCACCGTCGTCATACCGGTGAAGAACAACGCGTCCGGGTTGCACCGGGTGCTGGCCGCGCTCCGCGGACTCGAGGTGGTCGTCGTCGACGACGGCTCCGACGTTCCGGTCGCGGCCCCCGCGCTGCAGAACGGGTGCGGTGGCCGCGTCACCGTGCTGCGCCACGACACGGCCAAGGGGCCCGCCGCGGCCCGCAACACCGGTCTGCGTTACGCCGCAACTCCGTTCGTGGCGTTCCTCGACTCCGACGTCCTGCCGCGCACCGGATGGATCGAGGTCATGCTCGGCCACTTCAGCGACCCAGCGGTCGCCCTGGTCGCCCCGCGGATCGTTGCGCTCGAACCCGAGGCCAGCACCCTCGCGCGGTACGAGCACGCCCGCTCCTCCCTCGACCTCGGGCGGAAGGAGTCCGCGGTCCAGTCCGGCGGGCCGGTGTCGTACGTCCCGAGCGCCGCGATGATCGCCCGCCGTGAGGTGCTCGACGAGTTCGGCGGCTTCGACGAGTCCATGCACGTGGCGGAGGACGTCGACCTGTGCTGGCGGCTCCAGGAGTCCGGCTGGCGACTGCGGTACGAGCCCGTGGCCCACGTCGCGCACGACCACCGCGTGACGTTCGGAAAGTGGTTCGACCGCAAGCTGTTCTACGGGACCGGTGCGGCGCCGCTGGCGGCGAGGCATTCGGGCATGGTCCCACCGCTGTCGATGTCGCCGTGGACGTTCTTCGCGTGCATCGCCGCGGCCACCTGCACCCGGCTGGGTCTGCTCGGCGCCGTCGCCACGCTCGCGATGATGCTGGTGCGCCTGCGCCGCATGTTCACCGGACTCGACCAGCCGACCCGTATCGCCGCAATCCTCGCCGCCCAGGGCTTCGCCGGTGGCGCCTGGCAGCTGGCGTCCGCGATGTGCCGCCACTACTGGCCCGTCACGCTGCTGGCGGTGCTGGTCTCGAAACGGATTCGCCGGATAGCGCTCGCGATCGCCGTCGCCGAGGGGGTCGCAGACTGGGTCACCCACCGGGAGCCCGGAGGGCTGGGACCGGTGCGGCACACGGTGTTCAAGCGGATCGACGACGTCGCGTACGGTGCCGGACTCTGGAAGGGCGCCGTCGCCGCCCGCGACCTCGACGCATTGAAGCCGCGGTTGAAGTCGTAGTGGCCGATCCGATTCGCGCCGCCGACGTCGTGGTCGTCGGCGGCGGTTCGAGTGGATGCGTGGTGGCCTCGCGGCTCAGCGAGGATCCCGGACGATCGGTGCTCCTCCTCGAGTCCGGACCGGGTTACCGGTCGGCGCTCGACTGTCCCGTCCTCGACTACCGGACGCTGCCCGTCGGTCCGGGCAGCGCATTCGCCCGGACGTACGGCGTGCAGTTGGCGCCGAGCGTGCCTTCCGCCATGGTGCGCGGCCGCGTCCTCGGCGGGTCGGGCGCCGTCAACGGCGCCTACTTCGTCCGCGGGACGGAGACGGACTTCCGGCACTGGCCGGCGTCGTGGTCGTACGAGAACGTGCTGCCCACCTTCCGGGCGCTCGAGCGCGACGCCGACTTCGGCGACTTCCGGCACGGCACCACCGGTCCGATGCCCGTCCGCAGGCAGCCCGCGGAGCAGCTGAGCGAGATCAGTGCGGCGTTCCGTGCCGCCGCGCTCGGCGCGGGACATCCCGAGGAACCCGACAAGAACGGAGCAGGCGGCGGCGGGATCGGCCCGGTTCCGCTCAACATCGACGGCGGACGCCGGGTCAGCACCGCCGTCGCGTATCTGCTGCCGGCGTCGGAGCGGCCCAACCTGACCGTCGAGCCGGACTCCGACGTCGTGCGAATTCTGTTCTCCGGTAACGAGGCGGTGGGGGTGGAGGTCGAGTCGGGCGGCACCCGGCGCACGATCCGCGCGGACCGGGTCGTACTGGCTGCCGGCCCCGTCGAAACCCCGGTGCTGCTGATGCTTTCGGGAATCGGTCCGGCGGAGCATCTGCGGGACAACGGTATCGACGTCGTCCTCGACGTTCCCGGCGTCGGGACGGACTTCAGCGACCACCCCGAAGTCGCTCTGCCGTACCGTATCCGAGACACATTCCGGCGCAGTGACATACTCCGCCGCAGCGACACGAGTCCGGTCGTCGAAACGGTACTGAACATCGATGACCTCGAGATCCGTCCGTACACCGCTCCGTTCGACGTGCTCGTCCCCGGATCCGGGCAGCCCGACCCGGTCCTCGGGATCGGGCTCATGGTGACGGAGAGCCGGGGCGACATCCGGCTCACGTCGGGCCACCGCCGGGACCGTCCCCGGATCGAGTACCGCTACGCGCAATCGGCCGCCGACCGCCGGGCGCTGCGCGAGGGGCAGGCCATCGCACTGGACCTGCTGCGCTCGCCGGAACTCGGCCCGTTTGTGCTGCCGCTGTCGGAGGAGGTGTCCGACCGCTCGGTGCTCGCGCACCTGGGGACGTCGCTGCACCTGTGCGGCAGTTGCCGGATGGGCGGACGCACGGACGCGGGCGCGGTGGTGGACGAGCGGTGCAACGTCCGCGGAACGGTAGGTCTGACCATCGCGGACACGTCGGTGTTCCCGGTGGTCCCGAGCCGCGGGCCGCATGCCACCGCGGTCATGGTCGCCGAACGGGTCAGTACCTTCCTGAGGGAGTGACGGAGGGCGGAACCCGGCCCCGTGTGACCCGGGTTACAGTAGGCAGAGACGCCGTGGAGGAGTTCGATGCAAAGTCAACCGCCCACAGGGGGCAATCCGTGGGTCGCCGTGCGCCCGGGAGACGACGTCGCGATGCTGGCGCGCAGGGTGTCGTCGGCGCATCAGTTGTTCGTCGAGCGTCATGCCCCCGCAGGCCGAGACCAGGCGGGCGACGGAAATTCGGTGCGCTCGGTCATCCTCGATTCGTGGATGCGCAGCACCAGCAAGGGCGTGAGCCCGGACGGGTCCGCCCGCGCGGTCGATCTGGCGGCCGCGGATCTCGCCACATACCGGGCGTCGCACCCGATGTCGATCATCCGGCCGGTGGTGCGCAAACTCCTCGTCGAGGACGCCGCCGACACCGGTCTGCTCGTGGCCATCACGGACGAGAAGGGCCAGTTGCTGTGGGTCGAGGGCGATTCGTCCGCCAAGGACCGGGCGCTGGAGATGAACTTCGTCGAGGGCGCCGACTGGAGTGAGGACACCGTCGGCACCAATGCTCCGGGCACCGCACTGGCGCTCGACCACTGCGTGCAGATCTTCGGAGCCGAGCACTTCAGCAGGTCGGTGCACGACTGGAGTTGCTCGGCGGCACCCGTCCACGACCCGGCGACGGGGCTGATCGTCGGCGCCATCGACATCACCGGCGGCCCGCGGGTGGCGGTGCCCGAGGTGCTGTCGCTGATCCGGGCCACCGTCGCGGCCGCCGAGGCGGAACTGCGGCTGCACCTGCTGCGCTCACCGCAGCCGCTGGTCGAGACAGTGCTGCGGCTGGAGGTGCTGGGTTCGGGACGACCGGTTCTGGTTCGTGGGGCCGAACGGATCCCGCTCTCGCAGCGGCACGCGGAAATCCTGCTGCTCCTGGCGGAACACCCCGAGGGGCTGAGTTCCGACCGGCTCGCGGTGCTGCTCGACGAGAACGAACTCGACGCCGTCACCATTCGTGCCGAGATGTCGCGCCTGCGCAAGGTTTTCGGTCCGGCGAACCTCGGCTCGCGGCCGTATCGGTTGCTCGCCGAATTGACGTCCGACGTCCGGCAGGTGCGCAGCGCCCTGGACCGGGGTGAGCTCGCCGCCGCCCTCGACGTCTACTCGGGTCCGGTCCTTCCCGGGTCGGAGGCGCCCGGGGTCGAGGACCTGCGCGGCGAACTGCGGGCCCGCGTCCAGGCGGCGCTGCTGCGGGAGGGCGATCAGCGGTTGCTCGCGAAGTGGACCACGTCCGTCCACGGCCGCGAGGACGTTGCCGCGTGGGAGGCGTACCTCGCGGGTCTCGATCCGCGTTCCCCGTTGTATTCCCAGGTCAAGTCGAGGATCGATCTGTTCGATCAGCAGTACGCAACGTAGTTGCAACGGTACGGTCCCTAGTGTTGTGAGTCACACCGAGAAAGTTCCATCGAGTTTCACGACAACAGGGAGTTATCGATGACCGTGTATGCCCGCCCGGGTTCGCCCGACGCCGTCATGTCCTTCCAATCGCGTTACGACAACTGGATCGGCGGCCAGTGGGTTGCGCCCGTCAAGGGCCAGTACTTCGAGAATCCGACCCCCGTCACCGGGCAGCCGTTCTGCGAGGTCGCGCGGTCGACGTCCGAGGACATCGAACTCGCCCTCGACGCCGCACATGCCGCGGCTCCGGCCTGGGGCAAGACGTCGGTCGCCGAGCGCGCCATCATCCTGAACAAGATCGCGGACCGTATCGAGGAGAACCTCGAGTCCATCGCGCTCGCCGAGTCCTGGGACAACGGCAAGCCGATCCGCGAGACCCTGAACGCCGACATCCCGTTGGCGATCGACCACTTCCGCTACTTCGCCGGCGCGATCCGCGCGCAGGAAGGCGCCCTGTCGGAGATCGACTCCGACACCGTCGCCTACCACTTCCACGAGCCGCTCGGCGTCGTCGGCCAGATCATCCCCTGGAACTTCCCGATTCTGATGGCCGTGTGGAAGCTCGCCCCCGCACTCGCCGCAGGCAACGCGGTCGTCCTCAAGCCCGCCGAGCAGACCCCGGCGTCGATCCTGCACCTGATCTCCGTCATCGGCGACCTGCTGCCCGCCGGTGTGGTGAACATCGTCAACGGTTTCGGTGTCGAGGCGGGCAAGCCGCTGGCCTCGAGCCCGCGGATTCGGAAGATCGCGTTCACCGGTGAGACCACCACGGGCCGGCTCATCATGCAGTACGCGTCGCAGAACCTGATCCCCGTCACCCTCGAACTCGGTGGCAAGAGCCCCAACATCTTCTTCTCCGACGTGCTGTCGTCCAACGACGACTACCAGGACAAGGCGCTCGAAGGCTTCACGATGTTCGCCCTCAACCAGGGGGAGGTGTGCACCTGCCCGTCGCGTTCGCTGATCCAGGAGGACATCTTCGACGAGTTCCTCGCGATGGCCGCGATCCGCACCAAGGCCGTCCGCCAGGGCGACCCGCTCGACACCGACACGATGATCGGCGCGCAGGCGTCCAACGATCAGCTCGAGAAGATCCTGTCGTACATCGAGATCGGCAAGGGCGAAGGCGCCAAGGTGATCACCGGTGGCGAGCGCGCCGAACTGGGCGGCGACCTGTCCGGCGGCTACTACGTGCAGCCGACCATCTTCACCGGTCAGAACAAGATGCGGATCTTCCAGGAGGAGATCTTCGGTCCCGTCGTGTCCGTCACGTCGTTCAAGGACTACGACCAGGCCATCGAGATCGCCAACGACACGCTGTACGGCCTCGGCGCCGGCGTGTGGTCCCGCGACGGCGGCGTCGCCTACCGGGCGGGCCGCGACATCCAGGCCGGCCGGGTGTGGACCAACACCTACCACCAGTACCCCGCGCA from Rhodococcus opacus B4 encodes:
- a CDS encoding helix-turn-helix domain-containing protein → MQSQPPTGGNPWVAVRPGDDVAMLARRVSSAHQLFVERHAPAGRDQAGDGNSVRSVILDSWMRSTSKGVSPDGSARAVDLAAADLATYRASHPMSIIRPVVRKLLVEDAADTGLLVAITDEKGQLLWVEGDSSAKDRALEMNFVEGADWSEDTVGTNAPGTALALDHCVQIFGAEHFSRSVHDWSCSAAPVHDPATGLIVGAIDITGGPRVAVPEVLSLIRATVAAAEAELRLHLLRSPQPLVETVLRLEVLGSGRPVLVRGAERIPLSQRHAEILLLLAEHPEGLSSDRLAVLLDENELDAVTIRAEMSRLRKVFGPANLGSRPYRLLAELTSDVRQVRSALDRGELAAALDVYSGPVLPGSEAPGVEDLRGELRARVQAALLREGDQRLLAKWTTSVHGREDVAAWEAYLAGLDPRSPLYSQVKSRIDLFDQQYAT
- the adh gene encoding aldehyde dehydrogenase, which gives rise to MTVYARPGSPDAVMSFQSRYDNWIGGQWVAPVKGQYFENPTPVTGQPFCEVARSTSEDIELALDAAHAAAPAWGKTSVAERAIILNKIADRIEENLESIALAESWDNGKPIRETLNADIPLAIDHFRYFAGAIRAQEGALSEIDSDTVAYHFHEPLGVVGQIIPWNFPILMAVWKLAPALAAGNAVVLKPAEQTPASILHLISVIGDLLPAGVVNIVNGFGVEAGKPLASSPRIRKIAFTGETTTGRLIMQYASQNLIPVTLELGGKSPNIFFSDVLSSNDDYQDKALEGFTMFALNQGEVCTCPSRSLIQEDIFDEFLAMAAIRTKAVRQGDPLDTDTMIGAQASNDQLEKILSYIEIGKGEGAKVITGGERAELGGDLSGGYYVQPTIFTGQNKMRIFQEEIFGPVVSVTSFKDYDQAIEIANDTLYGLGAGVWSRDGGVAYRAGRDIQAGRVWTNTYHQYPAHAAFGGYKQSGIGRENHLMMLEHYQQTKNLLVSYAQKAQGFF